From the genome of Xyrauchen texanus isolate HMW12.3.18 chromosome 22, RBS_HiC_50CHRs, whole genome shotgun sequence, one region includes:
- the fut9a gene encoding 4-galactosyl-N-acetylglucosaminide 3-alpha-L-fucosyltransferase 9: MPSSPTYRILRPLLLGTFLLGCFVTLFLMYIKPSTSWLSGPVDSETSTVRVKSLLTNRSDQNQTTILVWLWPFGETYDLNVCSTLLSIDGCFITADRNLYNKSDAVVIHHRDITSDLTNMPPAYRPMLQRWIWMNFESPSHSSQLAGIENLFNLTLNYRQDADIEVPYGSIVSAQGEEDFVPPSKNKLICWIVSNWNPDHVRVKYYNELYKHIEVHAYGQAFGEYISDQDYFPTIASCKFYLAFENSIHKDYITEKLYNPLSVGTVPVVLGPPRENYQNFVQGNAFIHVDDFPSPKELADYLLFLDKNEELYLKYFDWHKHFKVKKAYFWAEHTCLACDYVRRHNEYKAINNLDKWYWG, from the coding sequence ATGCCATCTTCACCAACGTATAGAATCCTGCGACCCCTCCTGCTTGGTACCTTTTTACTGGGATGCTTTGTGACTCTCTTTTTAATGTACATCAAGCCATCTACAAGCTGGCTGTCGGGCCCCGTTGATTCCGAAACATCCACGGTGCGAGTGAAAAGCCTCCTTACCAACCGAAGTGACCAGAACCAGACCACAATCCTAGTTTGGCTTTGGCCTTTTGGGGAAACCTACGACCTGAATGTCTGCAGCACTTTGCTCAGCATCGATGGCTGCTTCATCACCGCCGACCGAAACCTTTACAACAAATCCGATGCCGTCGTCATACATCACAGGGACATCACCAGCGACCTGACCAACATGCCACCTGCATATCGCCCTATGCTGCAGAGATGGATTTGGATGAACTTTGAGTCACCGTCGCATTCATCTCAGTTAGCTGGTATTGAAAACCTGTTTAATTTAACTCTCAACTATCGTCAGGATGCTGATATAGAAGTGCCTTATGGGTCGATTGTCTCAGCCCAAGGAGAGGAGGACTTTGTGCCACCAAGCAAGAATAAGCTAATTTGTTGGATTGTCAGCAATTGGAATCCGGATCACGTACGAGTGAAGTACTACAACGAATTGTACAAACACATTGAGGTTCATGCATATGGGCAAGCGTTTGGTGAGTACATTTCTGACCAAGACTATTTCCCGACAATCGCAAGCTGTAAGTTCTACCTGGCATTTGAGAACTCTATTCACAAAGACTATATTACAGAGAAATTGTACAATCCGCTCTCTGTTGGTACGGTACCAGTGGTGCTCGGACCACCAAGGGAGAACTATCAGAACTTTGTGCAGGGAAATGCATTCATTCATGTCGATGATTTCCCTTCTCCAAAGGAGCTGGCTGATTACCTCCTGTTCCTTGACAAAAATGAGGAGCTTTACCTGAAGTACTTTGACTGGCATAAACACTTTAAGGTGAAAAAGGCATACTTCTGGGCTGAACATACATGTCTTGCTTGTGATTATGTGAGAAGGCACAACGAGTATAAGGCAATTAACAACCTTGACAAGTGGTACTGGGGTTAA